A genomic window from Streptomyces sp. HUAS YS2 includes:
- a CDS encoding M6 family metalloprotease domain-containing protein, producing MPQPEVYVEGQQTPEGVERPRLRAGGAAFTSLMALAATGLVAGPAVGAPSAGPCALPRTAAHHSLGLDTWNTAYPKPVHSLDAVMLFLSFPDATPLLSPDELAADHFPATGEFFEKASYGRFTLRADPRREWIEMPRDSTAYDIRRDWATDKRTAYLRDALAAADGKVDFSRYDIVYLVADPDAPGVDSDATKVVNLDDPLTVDGKEIKRVVTVFERHPPDRNVLAHETGHVFDLPDLYHRPVDGKGDWDTHVGDWDVMGSQFGLAPDLFGWHKWKLGWLDRRQVRCVQTTGTTLVGLDAMAAAPVAGGSLGTRLAVVRTGEDSVLAIEARGATGNDAETCTQGVLVYRVRARAASGDGPIEVVDAHPRTEDCWDRSVYPPLADAPVAEGETFTVPGEGVRVEVVDRTPGGAWTVKITLPEKGD from the coding sequence ATGCCGCAGCCGGAGGTCTACGTGGAGGGTCAGCAGACACCCGAGGGAGTGGAACGTCCGCGGCTGCGCGCCGGTGGGGCGGCCTTCACCTCCCTCATGGCACTCGCCGCCACCGGGCTCGTGGCGGGCCCCGCCGTGGGCGCGCCCTCGGCCGGCCCGTGCGCCCTGCCCCGGACCGCCGCCCACCACTCCCTCGGCCTCGACACCTGGAACACCGCCTACCCCAAGCCCGTCCACTCCCTCGACGCGGTCATGCTCTTCCTGTCCTTCCCGGACGCCACCCCGCTGCTCAGCCCCGACGAGCTGGCCGCCGACCACTTCCCGGCGACCGGCGAGTTCTTCGAGAAGGCCTCGTACGGCCGGTTCACCCTCCGCGCGGACCCGCGCCGCGAATGGATCGAGATGCCGCGGGACTCCACCGCGTACGACATACGGCGCGACTGGGCGACGGACAAGCGCACCGCGTACCTGCGGGACGCGCTGGCCGCCGCCGACGGGAAGGTCGACTTCTCCCGGTACGACATCGTCTACCTGGTCGCCGACCCGGACGCGCCGGGCGTCGACTCCGACGCGACCAAGGTCGTCAACCTGGACGACCCGCTCACCGTCGACGGCAAGGAGATCAAGCGCGTCGTCACCGTCTTCGAGCGCCACCCGCCCGACCGGAACGTCCTCGCCCACGAGACCGGGCACGTCTTCGACCTGCCCGACCTCTACCACCGGCCGGTGGACGGCAAGGGCGACTGGGACACGCACGTGGGGGACTGGGACGTCATGGGCAGCCAGTTCGGGCTCGCGCCGGACCTCTTCGGCTGGCACAAGTGGAAGCTGGGCTGGCTGGACCGGCGCCAGGTGCGCTGCGTCCAGACCACCGGGACCACTCTGGTAGGCCTGGACGCGATGGCCGCTGCGCCGGTCGCGGGCGGCTCGCTCGGCACGCGGCTGGCCGTCGTACGGACCGGGGAGGACTCGGTCCTGGCGATCGAGGCGCGCGGCGCGACCGGCAACGACGCCGAGACCTGTACCCAGGGCGTGCTCGTCTACCGGGTCCGGGCCCGGGCGGCGTCCGGCGACGGGCCGATCGAGGTCGTGGACGCCCATCCGCGGACCGAGGACTGCTGGGACCGCTCGGTGTACCCGCCACTGGCGGACGCGCCGGTCGCCGAGGGCGAGACGTTCACCGTGCCCGGGGAGGGCGTACGGGTGGAGGTCGTGGACCGGACGCCGGGCGGGGCGTGGACGGTGAAGATCACGCTCCCGGAGAAGGGCGACTGA
- a CDS encoding bifunctional DNA primase/polymerase: MSAWLRDESPLSPAQSDIDERRTDIFALLRDEGPHHTAQVTAPGAGWLASATAYPRSTLALWEARPTAPAVLPCGTVFDIVNVPAVFGRRMLDRLWEDGPGSGPVAVHRGRMLLFTAPGTAHRLPSLLAWEEWGNAVPPLLCHGTGDAVTIPPLSPPSASGPRWVVAPDTRQPWLPGPEVLLWACVRAVRTASAADVRVSIFPPADQDAKVYDVSRRR; encoded by the coding sequence ATGAGCGCATGGCTGCGAGACGAATCCCCCCTGAGCCCGGCCCAGAGCGACATCGACGAGCGCCGGACCGACATCTTCGCGCTGCTCCGTGACGAGGGGCCGCACCACACCGCGCAGGTCACCGCGCCCGGGGCCGGCTGGCTCGCCTCGGCCACGGCCTACCCGCGCTCCACGCTCGCCCTCTGGGAGGCCCGCCCCACCGCGCCGGCGGTCCTGCCCTGCGGCACGGTCTTCGACATCGTCAACGTCCCCGCCGTCTTCGGCCGCCGGATGCTGGACCGGCTCTGGGAGGACGGCCCGGGCTCCGGCCCGGTCGCCGTGCACCGCGGCCGGATGCTGCTCTTCACCGCCCCCGGCACCGCCCACCGCCTGCCGTCCCTGCTGGCGTGGGAGGAGTGGGGCAACGCGGTCCCGCCGCTGCTCTGTCACGGCACCGGTGACGCCGTGACGATCCCCCCGCTGTCCCCGCCGTCCGCCTCCGGCCCGCGCTGGGTCGTGGCCCCGGACACCCGGCAGCCCTGGCTCCCCGGCCCGGAGGTCCTGCTGTGGGCGTGCGTCCGGGCGGTCCGTACCGCCTCGGCCGCCGACGTGCGGGTATCGATTTTTCCTCCCGCCGATCAGGATGCTAAGGTCTACGACGTCAGCAGGCGCCGCTAG
- a CDS encoding AAA domain-containing protein encodes MHGDARGVVVDSPPGAGKSTLVVRAALELASAGRPLMVVAQTNAQVDDLVLRLAEKEPDLEVGRLHSNDSDPYDKALNDLEQVRKSAKAGDLAGLPVVISTAAKWAHVKNVEPWAHAIVDEAYQMRSDALLAVAGLFERALFVGDPGQLDPFSVVGAEQWAGLSYDPSASAVSTLLAHNPDLPQHRLPVSWRLPASAAPLVSDAFYPYTPFRSGTGHGDRRLTFGVPSDGSGPDRVLDEAAESGWGLLELPARHTPRTDPEAVRAVALVVRRLLDRGGAAVSERGPDPVPLTADRIAVGTAHRDQAAAVRAALAEVGVTGVTVDTANRLQGREYDVTVVLHPLSGRPDATAFHLETGRLCVLASRHRHACIVVCRAGVSDLLDDHPSTEPVQLGVTVKFPDGWEANHAVLSHLAEHRVTWSP; translated from the coding sequence ATGCACGGGGACGCGCGGGGTGTCGTGGTCGACTCCCCGCCCGGCGCCGGCAAATCGACGCTGGTGGTCCGCGCCGCACTGGAACTGGCCTCGGCGGGGCGGCCGTTGATGGTCGTCGCGCAGACGAACGCGCAGGTCGACGACCTGGTGCTGCGGCTCGCGGAGAAGGAGCCGGACCTCGAGGTGGGCCGGCTGCACTCCAACGACAGCGACCCGTACGACAAGGCCCTGAACGACCTGGAGCAGGTACGGAAGTCCGCGAAGGCGGGCGACCTGGCCGGGCTGCCGGTGGTGATCTCGACGGCCGCGAAGTGGGCTCACGTGAAGAACGTGGAGCCGTGGGCGCACGCGATCGTCGACGAGGCGTACCAGATGCGCTCGGACGCGCTGCTCGCGGTGGCGGGCCTGTTCGAACGGGCGCTGTTCGTCGGCGACCCGGGGCAGCTGGACCCGTTCTCGGTGGTCGGCGCGGAGCAGTGGGCGGGGCTGTCGTACGACCCGTCCGCTTCGGCGGTGTCGACCCTCCTCGCGCACAACCCCGACCTGCCGCAGCACCGCCTCCCGGTCTCCTGGCGCCTGCCGGCGTCGGCGGCGCCGCTGGTGTCCGACGCGTTCTACCCGTACACGCCGTTCCGCAGCGGGACGGGCCACGGGGACCGGCGGCTGACGTTCGGGGTGCCGTCGGACGGCTCCGGCCCGGACCGGGTCCTGGACGAGGCGGCCGAGTCGGGCTGGGGCCTGCTGGAGCTGCCCGCCCGGCACACGCCCCGGACGGACCCGGAGGCGGTCCGGGCGGTGGCGCTCGTGGTGCGGCGGCTCCTGGACCGGGGCGGCGCGGCGGTGAGCGAGCGGGGCCCCGACCCGGTCCCGCTGACCGCGGACCGGATCGCGGTCGGCACCGCGCACCGCGACCAGGCGGCGGCCGTCCGCGCGGCCCTCGCGGAGGTCGGCGTGACGGGGGTGACGGTGGACACGGCCAACCGGCTGCAGGGCCGCGAGTACGACGTGACGGTCGTCCTCCACCCCCTGTCGGGCCGCCCGGACGCCACGGCCTTCCACCTGGAGACGGGCCGCCTGTGCGTCCTGGCCTCCCGCCACCGCCACGCCTGCATCGTCGTCTGCCGCGCCGGCGTCTCCGACCTCCTCGACGACCACCCGTCGACGGAACCGGTCCAGCTGGGGGTGACGGTGAAGTTCCCGGACGGCTGGGAGGCGAACCACGCGGTCCTCTCCCACCTGGCAGAACACCGCGTGACCTGGTCCCCCTAG
- a CDS encoding phosphatase PAP2 family protein, whose product MPLPRGASLGVREGRPRWWTELLLIVVVYAAYSGGRLLARGDVTAAVDHGLAILRIEKLLYLNAEHPLNRLFTATPEIGIPADFAYATLHYLVTPAVLIWLFRRRPAHYRAARTWLMTSTLLGLVGFTLLPTCPPRLLDASHGFVDTMAQFSAYGWWGGEASAPRGLGGLTNQYAAMPSLHVGWALWCGVMLWRYGRTPLLKVLGVAYPLLTVIVVMGTANHYFLDAVAGAAVMGLGLLLAAPVMRGADRLARRFTAGTPPVPSPIVSAGCDTSAGERIPGQRGARSPADDTPTPAR is encoded by the coding sequence ATGCCGCTGCCGCGAGGAGCGTCGCTGGGGGTCAGGGAGGGCCGGCCGCGCTGGTGGACGGAGCTGCTGCTGATCGTGGTGGTGTACGCCGCGTACTCGGGCGGCCGGCTGCTCGCGCGCGGCGACGTGACGGCCGCGGTCGACCACGGCCTGGCGATCCTGCGGATCGAGAAGCTGCTGTACCTGAACGCAGAGCACCCGCTCAACCGGCTCTTCACGGCCACCCCGGAGATCGGCATACCCGCCGACTTCGCGTACGCCACGCTGCACTACCTGGTCACCCCGGCCGTGCTCATATGGCTGTTCCGCCGCCGCCCGGCCCACTATCGGGCGGCCCGCACCTGGCTGATGACCTCCACGCTGCTCGGCCTGGTCGGCTTCACGCTGCTGCCGACCTGCCCGCCGCGGCTGCTCGACGCGAGCCACGGCTTCGTCGACACGATGGCGCAGTTCAGCGCGTACGGCTGGTGGGGCGGCGAGGCGAGCGCGCCGCGCGGCCTGGGCGGGCTGACCAACCAGTACGCGGCGATGCCGTCGCTGCACGTCGGCTGGGCGCTGTGGTGCGGCGTGATGCTGTGGCGGTACGGGCGGACGCCGCTGCTCAAGGTCCTCGGCGTGGCCTACCCGCTGCTGACCGTGATCGTGGTCATGGGCACGGCCAACCACTACTTCCTCGACGCGGTCGCCGGCGCGGCCGTGATGGGCCTCGGGCTGCTGCTCGCGGCGCCCGTCATGCGGGGCGCGGACCGGCTCGCACGCCGGTTCACCGCCGGCACCCCGCCCGTACCGTCCCCGATTGTCAGTGCCGGATGCGACACTTCCGCGGGTGAGCGAATCCCTGGGCAGCGCGGTGCGCGGAGCCCCGCAGACGACACTCCGACACCAGCTCGCTGA
- a CDS encoding histidine phosphatase family protein: MAPRILLARHGQTEWSLSGRHTGRTDIPLLEEGRRGAKLLGERLHRGAWDGLPGVEIRTSPLVRAAETCELAGFGERAERWDALMEWDYGAYEGLTPAQIQERQPGWLLWTDGVPEGETRADVAARADEVVAWARSADRDVLVFAHGHILRTIAARWLGEDVFFGSRIKLDPTSLSVLGWQYGAPAIERWNDTGHLEA; this comes from the coding sequence ATGGCACCGCGCATCCTGCTCGCCCGCCACGGCCAGACCGAGTGGTCGCTCTCGGGCCGGCACACCGGCAGGACGGACATCCCGCTGCTCGAAGAAGGCCGCCGCGGCGCGAAGCTGCTCGGCGAACGGCTGCACCGCGGGGCCTGGGACGGACTCCCGGGCGTCGAGATCCGCACCAGCCCCCTGGTCCGCGCGGCCGAGACCTGCGAGCTGGCGGGCTTCGGCGAGCGCGCCGAGCGCTGGGACGCGCTCATGGAGTGGGACTACGGCGCGTACGAGGGCCTGACCCCGGCGCAGATCCAGGAGCGGCAGCCGGGCTGGCTGCTCTGGACCGACGGCGTGCCGGAGGGCGAGACCCGCGCGGACGTGGCCGCCCGCGCGGACGAGGTGGTGGCCTGGGCGCGCTCGGCGGACCGGGACGTCCTGGTCTTCGCGCACGGGCACATCCTGCGCACGATCGCCGCGCGCTGGCTGGGCGAGGACGTGTTCTTCGGCTCCCGGATCAAGCTCGACCCGACGAGCCTGTCGGTGCTCGGCTGGCAGTACGGCGCGCCCGCGATCGAGCGCTGGAACGACACCGGGCACCTGGAGGCATAG
- a CDS encoding tetratricopeptide repeat protein, protein MATSRAVPNLAFRRLRGQQSPAEFAAAVRRAAREIGEQVACDARYIGRVEAGEIRCPNYAYERVFRHMFPGLSLADLGFAAREAVRGRRTNAAAGAAPPARTTRNDEESDVLRRAFMTSGTATVAAASLGLGGSAAAIPAPRSPHRIGEAEVKAVEDAVRRIRLLDDRHGAEGLYKVAAQPLRAAYALLDAGVAARRSTEERLQSGAGELAISVGWLAHDSGRHEDARSHYAEALATARVADDPALEAHAFCNTSFLARDGGRFREAVRAAQAGLRAARVVPSARLHALLSLREAGAWAGLGERTSCEQALGRAHTFFAKGTCEADPEWMSFFGEPELEALEAQCWSALGEHGRAARHAHRATVLQNPHFARNLALYRAQLAGDLARAGRPDEAAVEARRVLASLEGVQSHRIRRMLETTRQVLASS, encoded by the coding sequence ATGGCGACGTCACGGGCAGTTCCCAATCTCGCCTTCCGCAGGCTCCGCGGACAGCAGTCGCCCGCGGAGTTCGCCGCGGCGGTCCGCCGGGCGGCGCGGGAGATCGGCGAGCAGGTCGCCTGCGACGCCCGCTACATCGGACGCGTGGAGGCCGGAGAGATCCGCTGCCCCAACTACGCGTACGAGCGGGTGTTCCGGCACATGTTCCCCGGTCTGTCCCTGGCGGACCTGGGCTTCGCGGCGCGGGAGGCGGTGCGCGGGCGGCGGACGAACGCCGCGGCCGGCGCGGCCCCGCCCGCCCGCACCACCCGGAACGATGAGGAGAGCGACGTGCTGCGTCGCGCATTCATGACGAGCGGCACCGCCACCGTGGCGGCCGCTTCGCTGGGACTCGGCGGCAGCGCCGCCGCGATCCCCGCCCCCCGGTCCCCGCACCGGATCGGCGAGGCCGAGGTCAAGGCCGTCGAGGACGCCGTGCGGCGGATCCGGCTGCTCGACGACCGGCACGGCGCCGAGGGCCTCTACAAGGTCGCCGCCCAGCCGTTGCGGGCCGCGTACGCGCTGCTCGACGCGGGCGTCGCGGCCCGCCGCTCGACCGAGGAGCGGCTGCAGTCCGGCGCCGGCGAGCTGGCCATCTCTGTCGGCTGGCTCGCCCACGACTCGGGCCGGCACGAGGACGCCCGCTCGCACTACGCGGAGGCACTGGCCACCGCGCGGGTGGCCGACGATCCGGCCCTGGAGGCGCACGCCTTCTGCAACACCTCGTTCCTGGCCCGCGACGGCGGCCGGTTCCGCGAGGCCGTACGGGCCGCGCAGGCCGGTCTGCGGGCGGCCCGGGTGGTGCCGTCGGCGCGGCTGCACGCGCTGCTGTCGCTGCGCGAGGCCGGCGCCTGGGCGGGGCTCGGCGAGCGGACGTCCTGCGAGCAGGCGTTGGGCCGGGCGCACACGTTCTTCGCCAAGGGCACCTGCGAGGCGGACCCGGAGTGGATGTCGTTCTTCGGCGAACCGGAGCTGGAGGCCCTGGAGGCCCAGTGCTGGTCGGCGCTGGGCGAGCACGGCCGGGCCGCGCGGCACGCCCACCGCGCGACGGTCCTGCAGAACCCGCACTTCGCCCGCAATCTGGCGCTCTACCGGGCGCAGCTCGCCGGTGACCTGGCCCGCGCGGGCCGGCCGGACGAGGCGGCGGTGGAGGCGCGGCGGGTGCTCGCCTCCCTGGAGGGCGTGCAGTCGCACCGGATCCGCCGGATGCTGGAGACCACCCGGCAGGTCCTCGCCTCGTCGTGA
- a CDS encoding fused MFS/spermidine synthase, whose translation MARNKQRDRTATAGPVVQTVDGGLAELIPDRERPRGWTLLIDGAPQSHVDLDDPAHLSFEYQRRLGHIVDLVAPPNRPLQVVHLGGGAFTLARYVAATRPRSTQQIVELDGSLVQLVRRELPLDSGARIRVRSTDARAGLGKVQDGWADLVVADVFSGARTPAHLTSTEFLGEVRRVLRPGGFYAANLADGPPLAHLRGQIATAAAVFPELALTADPTVLRGRRFGNAVLLASDVPLPVAELTRRVAGDPHAGRVEHGRALADFTGGATPVTDASAKPSPVPPASVFR comes from the coding sequence GTGGCAAGGAACAAGCAGCGCGACCGGACGGCGACCGCCGGACCCGTCGTCCAGACCGTCGACGGCGGCCTCGCCGAACTCATACCCGACCGGGAGCGCCCCCGCGGCTGGACGCTGCTGATCGACGGCGCCCCGCAGTCGCACGTGGACCTGGACGACCCGGCCCACCTCTCCTTCGAGTACCAGCGGCGCCTCGGCCACATCGTGGACCTCGTCGCCCCGCCGAACCGGCCGCTCCAGGTCGTCCACCTCGGCGGCGGAGCCTTCACCCTCGCCCGGTACGTCGCCGCGACCCGGCCCCGCTCCACCCAGCAGATCGTGGAGCTCGACGGGTCCCTGGTCCAGCTCGTCCGCCGCGAACTGCCGCTCGACTCCGGGGCCCGGATCCGGGTCCGCTCCACCGACGCCCGCGCCGGGCTCGGCAAGGTCCAGGACGGCTGGGCCGACCTGGTCGTCGCCGACGTCTTCAGCGGCGCCCGTACGCCCGCCCACCTGACCAGCACCGAGTTCCTCGGCGAGGTGCGCCGCGTGCTGCGGCCCGGCGGCTTCTACGCGGCCAACCTGGCCGACGGCCCGCCGCTCGCGCATCTGCGCGGCCAGATCGCCACCGCCGCCGCCGTCTTCCCCGAGCTGGCGCTCACCGCCGACCCGACCGTCCTGCGCGGCCGGCGCTTCGGCAACGCCGTCCTGCTCGCCTCCGACGTCCCGCTGCCCGTCGCCGAACTGACCCGCCGGGTCGCCGGCGACCCGCACGCCGGCCGGGTCGAACACGGCCGCGCGCTCGCCGACTTCACCGGCGGCGCGACCCCGGTCACCGACGCGAGCGCCAAGCCCTCGCCGGTACCGCCGGCGTCGGTGTTCCGGTAG
- a CDS encoding DUF6422 family protein encodes MNDYEKRIDRTEEQFRVLAEAATLLIEARRKAATMIRDSGAELTPDLRDFVGRPCMAELEHPPTPHTCGCRGFKGSDSSFCIGKWFDSSIPDLGSPPGMQVCGHPDSDHIEL; translated from the coding sequence GTGAACGACTACGAGAAGCGGATCGACCGGACCGAGGAGCAGTTCCGGGTGCTCGCGGAGGCAGCGACGCTGCTCATCGAGGCCCGGCGGAAGGCCGCCACGATGATCCGCGACTCGGGGGCGGAGCTGACACCCGACCTGCGTGACTTCGTCGGCCGGCCCTGCATGGCGGAGCTGGAGCACCCGCCGACCCCGCACACCTGCGGGTGCCGGGGCTTCAAGGGTTCCGACAGCTCTTTCTGCATCGGCAAGTGGTTCGACTCCTCGATCCCCGACCTCGGCTCCCCACCCGGGATGCAGGTCTGCGGGCACCCGGACTCGGACCACATCGAGCTCTGA
- a CDS encoding response regulator transcription factor, protein MASVLVVEDDQFVRSALIRHLTDASHTVRSVGTALEALREVAHFRFDVVILDLGLPDLDGSEALKMLRGITDVPVIIATARDDEAEIVRLLNDGADDYLTKPFSVEHLSARMAAVLRRARSAGEAPPSRVITVGGLSIDPLRRQAELDGAALDLTRREFDLLTFLAGRPGVVVPRKELLAEVWQQSYGDDQTIDVHLSWLRRKLGETAARPRYLHTLRGVGVKLEPPREQLP, encoded by the coding sequence ATGGCAAGTGTGCTCGTGGTCGAGGACGACCAGTTCGTGCGCTCGGCCCTCATCCGGCATCTGACCGACGCCTCCCACACCGTACGGAGCGTCGGCACCGCCCTGGAGGCGCTGCGCGAGGTCGCCCATTTCCGGTTCGACGTGGTCATCCTCGACCTCGGACTGCCCGACCTGGACGGATCCGAGGCCCTGAAGATGCTGCGCGGCATCACCGACGTGCCGGTGATCATCGCGACCGCGCGGGACGACGAGGCGGAGATCGTCCGGCTGCTCAACGACGGCGCGGACGACTACCTCACCAAGCCGTTCTCGGTGGAGCACCTGTCCGCGCGGATGGCCGCCGTGCTGCGCCGCGCGCGGTCCGCGGGTGAGGCGCCGCCGAGCCGGGTCATCACGGTGGGCGGGCTGTCCATCGATCCGCTGCGCCGCCAGGCCGAACTGGACGGCGCCGCGCTCGACCTGACGCGACGGGAGTTCGACCTGCTGACCTTCCTGGCCGGCCGGCCCGGGGTCGTCGTACCGCGCAAGGAGCTGCTGGCCGAGGTGTGGCAGCAGTCGTACGGGGACGACCAGACCATCGACGTGCATTTGTCATGGCTGCGGCGGAAGTTGGGCGAAACGGCCGCCCGGCCCCGCTATCTGCACACCCTGCGCGGGGTGGGCGTGAAGCTCGAACCGCCGCGGGAGCAGCTGCCGTGA
- a CDS encoding HAMP domain-containing sensor histidine kinase yields MRWALVKVSLAVTAMVVIAFAVPLALVVKEMASDRAFSNAERRASGLAPVLAITTDRAELDRAVASTEDGAAGRLAVHVPAGDEPGQGAAAIGTRRAAEEDLRTTRRLGRATVVEVPGGSVLLQPTAVGSGRVAIVELFVPEGERSNGVATAWLVLAGVGVALIVGSVAVADRLGVRMVQPAQRLAGAAHDLGEGRLGARVPEEGPPELKSAAVAFNSMADQVVRLLANERELAADLSHRLRTPLTVLRLNAASLGSGPAAEQTRAAVEQLEREVDIIIRTAREAKPQTAAAGPGAGCDASEVVRERMEFWSALAEDEGRKVRVAGIERPVRIPVARPELVAALDALLGNVFRHTAEGTAFSVDVHNGEDAVIVLVSDAGPGIADPTAALARGNKGDRAGSTGLGLDIVRRMAEATGGDVRIGRSVLGGTEVRIWIGLGGRWTGATGGRRGGRAARRRRG; encoded by the coding sequence GTGAGATGGGCACTGGTCAAGGTGTCGCTCGCCGTCACCGCCATGGTCGTCATCGCCTTCGCCGTGCCGCTGGCGCTGGTCGTCAAGGAGATGGCCAGCGACCGGGCCTTCTCCAACGCCGAACGGCGGGCCTCCGGCCTCGCGCCCGTGCTCGCCATCACCACCGACCGCGCGGAACTGGACCGGGCCGTCGCCAGCACCGAGGACGGCGCGGCCGGCCGGCTCGCCGTGCACGTCCCGGCCGGCGACGAGCCCGGACAGGGTGCCGCCGCGATCGGCACCCGGCGGGCCGCCGAGGAGGACCTGCGGACCACCCGCCGGCTCGGCCGGGCCACCGTCGTCGAGGTGCCGGGCGGCTCGGTGCTGCTCCAGCCGACCGCGGTCGGCTCCGGGCGGGTCGCGATCGTGGAGCTGTTCGTGCCCGAGGGCGAGCGGTCCAACGGCGTCGCCACCGCGTGGCTGGTCCTGGCCGGGGTCGGCGTCGCGCTGATCGTCGGGTCCGTGGCGGTCGCCGACCGGCTCGGCGTACGGATGGTCCAGCCGGCCCAGCGGCTTGCCGGGGCCGCGCACGACCTGGGCGAGGGGCGGCTCGGCGCGCGGGTGCCCGAGGAGGGGCCGCCCGAGCTGAAGTCCGCCGCGGTCGCCTTCAACTCGATGGCCGACCAGGTCGTCCGGCTGCTCGCCAACGAGCGCGAGCTGGCCGCCGACCTGTCGCACCGGCTGCGCACCCCGCTGACCGTGCTGCGGCTCAACGCCGCCTCGCTGGGCTCGGGCCCGGCGGCCGAGCAGACCAGGGCCGCCGTGGAGCAGCTGGAGCGCGAGGTCGACATCATCATCCGCACCGCCCGCGAGGCCAAGCCGCAGACCGCGGCGGCCGGTCCCGGCGCGGGCTGCGACGCCTCCGAGGTCGTCCGGGAGCGGATGGAGTTCTGGTCCGCGCTCGCCGAGGACGAGGGCCGCAAGGTGCGGGTCGCCGGCATCGAGCGCCCGGTCCGCATCCCGGTCGCCCGCCCCGAACTCGTCGCCGCGCTCGACGCGCTGCTCGGCAACGTCTTCCGGCACACGGCGGAGGGCACCGCGTTCTCCGTCGACGTCCACAACGGCGAGGACGCCGTGATCGTCCTCGTCTCGGACGCCGGCCCCGGCATCGCCGACCCGACCGCGGCCCTGGCCCGCGGCAACAAGGGCGACCGCGCCGGCTCCACCGGCCTCGGCCTCGACATCGTCCGCCGCATGGCCGAGGCGACCGGCGGCGACGTCCGCATCGGCCGCTCGGTCCTCGGCGGCACCGAGGTCCGCATCTGGATCGGCCTGGGCGGCCGGTGGACGGGGGCGACCGGGGGCCGCCGAGGCGGCAGGGCGGCCCGCCGCAGGCGGGGCTGA